The Arcanobacterium pinnipediorum genome includes the window CACCGAAGCCAACCGTGGGGGCATCCCAGATGTTTGGGATGTGGCGATGAAGGCCTCATCGAAGATTATGGGTGACGGTAAGCGTTGGGCTACCGCAACTAAAGGCATGAAGGCGGGCCGTGTTGTTGCAGGCAAGAATCGCAAGATTCACAATGTTCCTATTCCATTAGCAAATCGATGGACGATGGTTCGAGATATCCCAGCTCCACCAGCTCAAACTTTCCGGGAATGGTTAGCTGCTGAAGAAAAGAAGGAGAACAAGAAGTGAGCGCACGTGAAGTAATATTGCAACGCATTGAAGATGCGCTTGCTTTGTCCCAAAGGGAACCAGCCGGTGAGCCACCACGTGACTATATCCGCGAAGGGCAATTCCCACCGGGCGCACCAGAAGTAATCGAAGATCTAGTCGAAAAGCTCGAAGATTACACCGCCGTCGTCGTCAAAACAAACGAAGCTGGTATCGCAGATGCAATCGATAACTTCCTTGACGATGTCACCGAAGTTGTTGTTCCAAGTGGTCTAGCCCAAGATTGGAAGGAAGCGGCGCGACGTAAGGGCCGCCATGTGCAAGAAGATTCTCGCGAACAGGCCCTGGGTAACTATGATCTAGACAAGGTCGATGCAGTTGTGACCGCATCGCGCGTTGCGATCTCGATGTCTGGAACAATTATCCTTGACGGTGAACCAGATCAAGGCCGCCGCGCCATCACCCTGGTTCCCGATACGCACGTCATCGTGCTGTATGCCAAGGATGTTTATCCAACAGTTTCTCAAGCAGTCACAGTGCTAAATGAACACCCAACTCGGCCAATCACCTGGATTGCTGGACCTTCAGCAACCTCTGATATTGAGCTGGTGCGTGTAGATGGTGTTCACGGCCCACGCAACTTGCGAGTCATTATCGTCAACGACTAAGCCGATGATATTTACCTGGTAGTGCGGAGTAAAACTTAGAGTTTTACTCCGCACTACTCTATGTCTGGCATATCAAACATAGAGCTTTTATTTGTGTGACCTTTCGTTAAAAAATGACATATTTTCATTAAAATCTTGGATATTATTTTACTATCCGGAAGAATGAGCCCATGGACACTGATATGAACAATGGAAGTAATAACTACGAGCCAACTGAATCTAAGCCGTTAGATCCAACGTCAAGTGCAACATCGGAACTAGCCGCCATTCTTTCGGTTGAAGAACATATTAACGCCGCAGATATCCAAGAAGAGCCTATTGAATTAGCATCAGAAACAGATGACACCTCGATTTCCTGGTCGGTTGTTATTCCAGCGATGATCCTGATTTTGGCTGTTGTTGCGTGGGGCCTAGGAGCACCGGAGAACTTCTCCCAAGCATCTAGTGTGGCCTTTGGCTGGGTCTTAAATAATTTAGGCTGGGCATTCGTCTTGTTTACAACAGTCTTTGTTATTTTCGTTATCGTCGTAGCGGCAAGTAAATTTGGCGCGATCCGACTCGGTGCTGCCGATGAACAACCCGAGTTTTCCAATACTTCATGGGTTTCGATGATGTTTGCTGCTGGAATGGGCATTGGTTTGATGTTCTATGGAGCCTCCGAACCATTAGCTTTCTATCGAGACGGCGTTCCAGGGCATAATACTCACGAAGTCGGAACCGCGATGGCAACTGCGATGTTCCATTGGACGCTTCACCCCTGGGCAATGTATGCCATTGTTGGCCTAGCGATTGCGTATTCAACTTATCGCATCGGGCGTCCGCAACTCATTTCGGCCACCTTTACTTCGTTGATCGGAGAAAAGCACGCCCAGGGTCTTGTAGGAAAAATGATTGATTCCCTCTCGATTTTTGCAACTGTATTCGGAACAGCTTGTTCACTTGGACTTGGTGCATTGCAAATTCGGGCCGGTATTGAGGCCGCTGGGTTCGTAGAAAATCCTGGAACAGGCTTGATCATTTCGATTGTTTCTGTGTTGACGTTGGCGTTCTTGCTTTCGGCAATGTCTGGTGTAGGTAAAGGCATCCGAATCTTATCTAACGTCAATATGATCCTAGCTGCGTCCTTGGCAGTGTTCGTCTTTGTTTTCGGGCCAACAATCGTCCAGCTCAATCTTCTTCCCGGATCGATGGGCTCTTATGCGTCGCAGTTCTTTGAGATGGCAGGCCGTACTGCATCGGCTGCTGATGGTACTGCGGGAGACTGGATCTCATCATGGACCATCTTCTATTGGGCATGGTGGGTTTCATGGTCCCCATTCGTAGGCATGTTTATTGCTCGTATTTCGCGCGGCCGCACGATTCGTGAATTCTGTACTGGAGTGTTGCTGGTACCAGCAGGTCTTTCTACCGTATGGTTCGCTATCTTTGGTGGCACCGCGATTAGTTTGGAACAAACCGGACAATCTATTTATGAAGATGGATCTTCTCAAACCCAGCTCTTTAACTTACTCCATTCGATGCCAGGCGGTTTCGTGATGGGTATGATTGCCGTTGTTTTGCTGGCAACCTTCTTCATTACCTCCGCAGATTCAGCCTCTACCGTTATGGGTTCACTATCCCAAGGCGGGCGTACCACAGCAACCCCGTGGCTGACGGGTTTGTGGGGACTAGTCACGGCATTAATCGGTTTGACTCTGCTCGTTTCTGGTGGCGATCAAGCGCTGAATTCGATCCAAGCAGTGACCATTGTGGCCGCAACGCCATTCATTTTCATCGTGCTTGGCTTGATGTTTGCCATCGTCAAAGATCTACGAAACGACGTGATCTACCTAGATCAGCGCGAACAAGAAAAGTTCAACCGTCAATTGGCTGTAGAACGCCGGCACTTGCGTGAACGTGAGGAAATCCTACGAGCTAAGAAACGAGTTTCGCGCATGACCCATCCAACCGCTAAAGGTGCGGCTAAGGCGGCAGCTAAAACAGGCGGAAAAGCCACGGCGAAAGCTGATCGTAAATAGTGCAACTTCACAGTCACTCGTTGAGATAGTCACGAGGTATAGCGACTAAAGTGATGGGCAGGATCTTATAACAGATTCTGCCCATCACTTTTCCACCTCGTTGTTAG containing:
- a CDS encoding LutC/YkgG family protein, with amino-acid sequence MSAREVILQRIEDALALSQREPAGEPPRDYIREGQFPPGAPEVIEDLVEKLEDYTAVVVKTNEAGIADAIDNFLDDVTEVVVPSGLAQDWKEAARRKGRHVQEDSREQALGNYDLDKVDAVVTASRVAISMSGTIILDGEPDQGRRAITLVPDTHVIVLYAKDVYPTVSQAVTVLNEHPTRPITWIAGPSATSDIELVRVDGVHGPRNLRVIIVND
- a CDS encoding BCCT family transporter, with amino-acid sequence MDTDMNNGSNNYEPTESKPLDPTSSATSELAAILSVEEHINAADIQEEPIELASETDDTSISWSVVIPAMILILAVVAWGLGAPENFSQASSVAFGWVLNNLGWAFVLFTTVFVIFVIVVAASKFGAIRLGAADEQPEFSNTSWVSMMFAAGMGIGLMFYGASEPLAFYRDGVPGHNTHEVGTAMATAMFHWTLHPWAMYAIVGLAIAYSTYRIGRPQLISATFTSLIGEKHAQGLVGKMIDSLSIFATVFGTACSLGLGALQIRAGIEAAGFVENPGTGLIISIVSVLTLAFLLSAMSGVGKGIRILSNVNMILAASLAVFVFVFGPTIVQLNLLPGSMGSYASQFFEMAGRTASAADGTAGDWISSWTIFYWAWWVSWSPFVGMFIARISRGRTIREFCTGVLLVPAGLSTVWFAIFGGTAISLEQTGQSIYEDGSSQTQLFNLLHSMPGGFVMGMIAVVLLATFFITSADSASTVMGSLSQGGRTTATPWLTGLWGLVTALIGLTLLVSGGDQALNSIQAVTIVAATPFIFIVLGLMFAIVKDLRNDVIYLDQREQEKFNRQLAVERRHLREREEILRAKKRVSRMTHPTAKGAAKAAAKTGGKATAKADRK